One region of Drosophila kikkawai strain 14028-0561.14 chromosome 2R, DkikHiC1v2, whole genome shotgun sequence genomic DNA includes:
- the LOC108078114 gene encoding uncharacterized protein isoform X7: MAGEASPAGPTSPAGCISSNHSNASKESSPAQQLNSSVDSGIAVLETETPTLRRRQRLQQCHRILQLLQRDHLNHQQLRDRLSKLANKKWRKEETSEDHSCNVCCADLDLSSAKNYVTCRTCGKSVCRGLKCADWRPKDASWECQLCQSSKESLAHTSSWVAEQMSFNQHKFVYPMRARSEVYIPIVGNDGNDSSMQFESVSQIGLPANSDERAKIREYVEEIVAEMLGGNLDHIKVGQLSKSENYLQLFDKFHAKLSNLLINVENGLCARALKGDLPAIVNGHHNGTGNGNHNNNNNNNNNGDSELADISQTRLRSLIETIIAETLRSSSLSASGAVSEISLDTRSQLGASELANGNGLKRRHRTEHYFEPKIYQDLLATAVLNKIADKEGNTRLLAESTPDLSGRHIDENFNAEALSTTSGSSIEPRSDCSLTDHEIGLDNGKSQSLQADLERESVLSDYIAAHMVPLPDFSASVTESEEDIGSISSSMIGDGNWEDNWLFKKKRSSVTPSSTGMLVPAPKENIRAQIGDKTADEVSDLSEMGSDAEDSSLDLLRSNDLNDRLLSKHLIGGQNTKLVLDELVDRTSLTSHTLPEEHEPAFTETTNAFVVSPPAVPSVAPPPMIFQDDSLNEELTHTPIAGSIAEREVKKWYNAVEMPNNPYAPEALKQRISGTQERYMDVPNISPSAEQKALASALTENTDPPSPQTDYKRYSRDYYINNAPKDSTGVVRATAASSFVDQRRSAGEDVEDIVINEVNQEPEPLPPHGRISSSAQSNVADLSHWTLSTPVRRSSSLKFINSRPSPRTSASTAPHSLAYERSATLERPSTSASHYRESGLGDDIDDDFEVRSQRSWRSSYSSLPKRHTQSSLSLHSNGSGMSFGSSVSKRRQGAGGGGPSAGVLTQFEKQLLHKDLKRNSFRAVSSTSKDFVMNPLFESEALGGKLTLRPETEDQGDSGVDSCLNGFSGADAKYSNNSLLF, from the exons ATGGCAGGCGAAGCCTCCCCAGCAGGACCAACATCGCCTGCGGGCTGCATTTCTAGCAACCATAGCAACGCCAGCAAGGAGAGCAGTCCTGCCCAGCAGCTGAACAGCAGCGTGGACAGCGGAATTGCGGTACTGGAGACGGAAACGCCGACCTTGCGGAGGCGCCAGCGATTGCAGCAGTGCCACCGCATCCTTCAGCTGTTGCAGCGGGACCATCTCAACCACCAGCAGCTGCGCGATAGATTAAG TAAACTAGCCAATAAGAAGTGGAGGAAGGAGGAGACCAGCGAGGATCACAGCTGCAACGTCTGCTGTGCAGACTTGGATCTGAGCAGTGCCAAAAA CTACGTGACATGTCGCACCTGCGGAAAGTCCGTCTGTCGGGGACTCAAGTGCGCCGACTGGCGGCCCAAGGACGCCTCGTGGGAGTGCCAGCTGTGCCAGAGCTCCAAGGAGTCTCTGGCGCACACCTCCTCATGGGTGGCCGAGCAAATGTCCTTCAATCAACACAAGTTCGTCTATCCGATGAGGGCCAGGAGCGAGGTCTACATACCCATTGTGGGAAACGACGGCAACGACAGCAGCATGC AATTCGAGAGCGTTAGCCAGATCGGATTGCCTGCCAACTCGGATGAGAGGGCCAAGATACGCGAGTATGTGGAGGAGATTGTGGCCGAGATGCTGGGGGGCAATCTGGACCACATCAAAGTGGGCCAGCTGTCCAAGAGCGAGAACT ACTTGCAACTCTTCGATAAATTCCATGCCAAGCTGAGTAACCTGCTTATCAACGTGGAGAACGGTTTGTGCGCGCGTGCGCTCAAGGGAG ATCTGCCGGCCATCGTGAATGGCCATCACAATGGTACCGGGAATGGTAaccataataataacaataacaacaataacaatggcGACTCCGAGCTGGCGGACATCTCGCAGACCCGACTACGCAGTCTCATAGAGACCATCATAGCGGAGACCCTGCGGAGCTCGTCCCTGAGTGCCAGCGGTGCCGTCTCAGAGATCAGCCTTGATACGCGCTCCCAACTGGGAGCCTCGGAGCTGGCCAATGGGAATGGCCTAAAGCGACGCCATCGCACGGAGCACTACTTCGAGCCGAAGATCTACCAGGATCTGCTGGCCACTGCGGTGCTTAATAAG ATTGCGGATAAGGAAGGGAATACAAGGCTTTTGGCAGAGAGCACGCCGGACTTGAGTGGTCGCCACATTGACGAGAATTTCAATGCCGAGGCGCTGAGCACTACGTCCGGAAGTTCAATAGAACCACGCAGCGATTGCAGCCTTACTGATCATGAAATCGGACTGGAT AATGGCAAATCCCAATCCCTGCAGGCCGATTTGGAGAGGGAATCTGTCCTCAGTGATTATATAGCCGCGCACATGGTGCCACTACCTGACTTTTCAGCTTCCGTTACCGAGTCCGAGGAAG ATATTGGATCCATCTCCTCGAGCATGATCGGAGACGGAAACTGGGAGGACAACTGGCTCTTTAAAAAGAAGCGCAGCTCGGTCACTCCAAGCAGCACTGGCATGCTTGTGCCGGCACCCAAAGAGAATATCCGGGCCCAGATTGGTGACAAGACCGCTGACGAGGTTAGCGATCTGTCCGAGATGGGCTCAGATGCTGAGGACAGTTCTCTTGACCTGTTGCGCAGCAACGACCTTAATGATCGTCTGCTGAGCAAACACCTGATTGGTGGTCAAAACACAAAGCTTGTCCTAGACGAGCTGGTGGATCGCACCAGCCTCACATCCCACACATTGCCAGAGGAGCACGAGCCGGCGTTTACGGAGACAACTAACGCATTTGTGGTGTCTCCACCAGCCGTGCCATCCGTCGCGCCACCTCCCATGATATTCCAGGATGATTCTTTAAATGAGGAGTTAACTCACACTCCCATTGCAG GTTCAATTGCCGAGCGCGAGGTGAAGAAATGGTACAATGCCGTCGAAATGCCAAACAACCCATACGCTCCCGAGGCCCTGAAGCAGCGCATCAGTGGTACGCAAGAGCGGTACATGGACGTGCCAAATATCAGTCCCAGTGCAGAGCAAAAGGCTCTGGCCTCAGCACTCACTGAAAACACGGACCCTCCGTCGCCCCAAACGGATTACAAGCG GTACAGCCGCGACTACTACATAAATAACGCCCCCAAAGACAGCACGGGAGTTGTGAGGGCCACTGCCGCCAGCTCCTTTGTGGATCAGCGGCGAAGCGCTGGTGAGGACGTCGAGGACATCGTGATCAACGAGGTAAATCAAGAACCAGAACCACTTCCACCGCATGGCCGCATTTCAAGTAGCGCTCAGAGTAACGTTGCCGACCTCTCTCATTGGACCCTATCCACGCCAGTGCGCCGTAGCAGCTCGCTTAAGTTCATTAACAGCCGCCCCTCTCCCCGTACCTCTGCCTCCACCGCCCCGCACTCATTGGCTTACGAAAGGTCAGCGACCCTTGAACGCCCCTCCACCTCGGCCTCCCATTACCGGGAGTCGGGTCTGGGCGATGACATAGACGATGACTTTGAGGTAAGGTCACAGCGCTCCTGGCGGAGCAGCTACAGCTCACTGCCCAAGCGGCACACGCAGTCCAGCCTGAGTCTCCACAGCAATGGGAGTGGGATGTCCTTCGGTTCGTCCGTGTCCAAGCGGCGTCAAGGGGCGGGAGGGGGTGGACCCTCCGCCGGCGTCCTGACCCAGTTCGAAAAGCAACTTTTGCACAAGGACCTCAAGCGAAACAGCTTCCGAGCGGTGTCATCCACCTCAAAGGACTTCGTGATGAACCCGCTGTTCGAGAGCGAGGCGTTGGGTGGGAAGCTGACGCTCCGGCCGGAAACGGAGGACCAGGGCGACTCGGGGGTAGACAGCTGCCTGAACGGCTTCAGCGGTGCGGACGCCAAGTATAGCAACAATAGTCTGCTCTTCTAG
- the LOC108078114 gene encoding uncharacterized protein isoform X9, with protein MDFTLGLVTGMYAVVAVIVFYVVYVIEVKLDLPAIVNGHHNGTGNGNHNNNNNNNNNGDSELADISQTRLRSLIETIIAETLRSSSLSASGAVSEISLDTRSQLGASELANGNGLKRRHRTEHYFEPKIYQDLLATAVLNKIADKEGNTRLLAESTPDLSGRHIDENFNAEALSTTSGSSIEPRSDCSLTDHEIGLDNGKSQSLQADLERESVLSDYIAAHMVPLPDFSASVTESEEDIGSISSSMIGDGNWEDNWLFKKKRSSVTPSSTGMLVPAPKENIRAQIGDKTADEVSDLSEMGSDAEDSSLDLLRSNDLNDRLLSKHLIGGQNTKLVLDELVDRTSLTSHTLPEEHEPAFTETTNAFVVSPPAVPSVAPPPMIFQDDSLNEELTHTPIADQLSTESHYSDDSEPSTACETFNGDGDSEQEFVSQTVLVLDEHRSQNTNTNSNSTLHSNLHRPLTLTNNPPSGSRRTNGKLTNGSLKWSGSYTTDLSHGGPPAAPQDGVAAEDDDVVLLRRFVPGSIAEREVKKWYNAVEMPNNPYAPEALKQRISGTQERYMDVPNISPSAEQKALASALTENTDPPSPQTDYKRYSRDYYINNAPKDSTGVVRATAASSFVDQRRSAGEDVEDIVINEVNQEPEPLPPHGRISSSAQSNVADLSHWTLSTPVRRSSSLKFINSRPSPRTSASTAPHSLAYERSATLERPSTSASHYRESGLGDDIDDDFEVRSQRSWRSSYSSLPKRHTQSSLSLHSNGSGMSFGSSVSKRRQGAGGGGPSAGVLTQFEKQLLHKDLKRNSFRAVSSTSKDFVMNPLFESEALGGKLTLRPETEDQGDSGVDSCLNGFSGADAKYSNNSLLF; from the exons ATGGACTTTACTTTGGGCCTAGTCACGGGCATGTATGCCGTTGTGGCCGTAATTGTCTTTTACGTGGTTTACGTCATTGAGGTGAAATTAG ATCTGCCGGCCATCGTGAATGGCCATCACAATGGTACCGGGAATGGTAaccataataataacaataacaacaataacaatggcGACTCCGAGCTGGCGGACATCTCGCAGACCCGACTACGCAGTCTCATAGAGACCATCATAGCGGAGACCCTGCGGAGCTCGTCCCTGAGTGCCAGCGGTGCCGTCTCAGAGATCAGCCTTGATACGCGCTCCCAACTGGGAGCCTCGGAGCTGGCCAATGGGAATGGCCTAAAGCGACGCCATCGCACGGAGCACTACTTCGAGCCGAAGATCTACCAGGATCTGCTGGCCACTGCGGTGCTTAATAAG ATTGCGGATAAGGAAGGGAATACAAGGCTTTTGGCAGAGAGCACGCCGGACTTGAGTGGTCGCCACATTGACGAGAATTTCAATGCCGAGGCGCTGAGCACTACGTCCGGAAGTTCAATAGAACCACGCAGCGATTGCAGCCTTACTGATCATGAAATCGGACTGGAT AATGGCAAATCCCAATCCCTGCAGGCCGATTTGGAGAGGGAATCTGTCCTCAGTGATTATATAGCCGCGCACATGGTGCCACTACCTGACTTTTCAGCTTCCGTTACCGAGTCCGAGGAAG ATATTGGATCCATCTCCTCGAGCATGATCGGAGACGGAAACTGGGAGGACAACTGGCTCTTTAAAAAGAAGCGCAGCTCGGTCACTCCAAGCAGCACTGGCATGCTTGTGCCGGCACCCAAAGAGAATATCCGGGCCCAGATTGGTGACAAGACCGCTGACGAGGTTAGCGATCTGTCCGAGATGGGCTCAGATGCTGAGGACAGTTCTCTTGACCTGTTGCGCAGCAACGACCTTAATGATCGTCTGCTGAGCAAACACCTGATTGGTGGTCAAAACACAAAGCTTGTCCTAGACGAGCTGGTGGATCGCACCAGCCTCACATCCCACACATTGCCAGAGGAGCACGAGCCGGCGTTTACGGAGACAACTAACGCATTTGTGGTGTCTCCACCAGCCGTGCCATCCGTCGCGCCACCTCCCATGATATTCCAGGATGATTCTTTAAATGAGGAGTTAACTCACACTCCCATTGCAG ATCAATTAAGTACAGAGTCGCATTATAGCGACGACAGTGAGCCCTCCACTGCCTGCGAGACCTTCAACGGAGATGGTGACTCAGAGCAGGAGTTTGTTAGTCAGACGGTTTTAGTCCTGGACGAGCATCGGTCCCAGAATACTAACACTAACTCTAACAGCACCCTGCACTCTAACTTGCATCGTCCCCTAACCCTAACTAACAACCCTCCTTCGGGTAGCAGACGCACTAACGGAAAACTAACAAATGGTTCCCTAAAATGGTCCGGTAGCTACACTACCGACCTGTCACACGGTGGCCCACCGGCTGCCCCACAAGACGGTGTTGCCGCCGAAGATGATGATGTTGTACTCTTGCGGCGATTTGTGCCAG GTTCAATTGCCGAGCGCGAGGTGAAGAAATGGTACAATGCCGTCGAAATGCCAAACAACCCATACGCTCCCGAGGCCCTGAAGCAGCGCATCAGTGGTACGCAAGAGCGGTACATGGACGTGCCAAATATCAGTCCCAGTGCAGAGCAAAAGGCTCTGGCCTCAGCACTCACTGAAAACACGGACCCTCCGTCGCCCCAAACGGATTACAAGCG GTACAGCCGCGACTACTACATAAATAACGCCCCCAAAGACAGCACGGGAGTTGTGAGGGCCACTGCCGCCAGCTCCTTTGTGGATCAGCGGCGAAGCGCTGGTGAGGACGTCGAGGACATCGTGATCAACGAGGTAAATCAAGAACCAGAACCACTTCCACCGCATGGCCGCATTTCAAGTAGCGCTCAGAGTAACGTTGCCGACCTCTCTCATTGGACCCTATCCACGCCAGTGCGCCGTAGCAGCTCGCTTAAGTTCATTAACAGCCGCCCCTCTCCCCGTACCTCTGCCTCCACCGCCCCGCACTCATTGGCTTACGAAAGGTCAGCGACCCTTGAACGCCCCTCCACCTCGGCCTCCCATTACCGGGAGTCGGGTCTGGGCGATGACATAGACGATGACTTTGAGGTAAGGTCACAGCGCTCCTGGCGGAGCAGCTACAGCTCACTGCCCAAGCGGCACACGCAGTCCAGCCTGAGTCTCCACAGCAATGGGAGTGGGATGTCCTTCGGTTCGTCCGTGTCCAAGCGGCGTCAAGGGGCGGGAGGGGGTGGACCCTCCGCCGGCGTCCTGACCCAGTTCGAAAAGCAACTTTTGCACAAGGACCTCAAGCGAAACAGCTTCCGAGCGGTGTCATCCACCTCAAAGGACTTCGTGATGAACCCGCTGTTCGAGAGCGAGGCGTTGGGTGGGAAGCTGACGCTCCGGCCGGAAACGGAGGACCAGGGCGACTCGGGGGTAGACAGCTGCCTGAACGGCTTCAGCGGTGCGGACGCCAAGTATAGCAACAATAGTCTGCTCTTCTAG
- the LOC108078114 gene encoding uncharacterized protein isoform X12 codes for MDFTLGLVTGMYAVVAVIVFYVVYVIEVKLDLPAIVNGHHNGTGNGNHNNNNNNNNNGDSELADISQTRLRSLIETIIAETLRSSSLSASGAVSEISLDTRSQLGASELANGNGLKRRHRTEHYFEPKIYQDLLATAVLNKIADKEGNTRLLAESTPDLSGRHIDENFNAEALSTTSGSSIEPRSDCSLTDHEIGLDNGKSQSLQADLERESVLSDYIAAHMVPLPDFSASVTESEEDIGSISSSMIGDGNWEDNWLFKKKRSSVTPSSTGMLVPAPKENIRAQIGDKTADEVSDLSEMGSDAEDSSLDLLRSNDLNDRLLSKHLIGGQNTKLVLDELVDRTSLTSHTLPEEHEPAFTETTNAFVVSPPAVPSVAPPPMIFQDDSLNEELTHTPIAGSIAEREVKKWYNAVEMPNNPYAPEALKQRISGTQERYMDVPNISPSAEQKALASALTENTDPPSPQTDYKRYSRDYYINNAPKDSTGVVRATAASSFVDQRRSAGEDVEDIVINEVNQEPEPLPPHGRISSSAQSNVADLSHWTLSTPVRRSSSLKFINSRPSPRTSASTAPHSLAYERSATLERPSTSASHYRESGLGDDIDDDFEVRSQRSWRSSYSSLPKRHTQSSLSLHSNGSGMSFGSSVSKRRQGAGGGGPSAGVLTQFEKQLLHKDLKRNSFRAVSSTSKDFVMNPLFESEALGGKLTLRPETEDQGDSGVDSCLNGFSGADAKYSNNSLLF; via the exons ATGGACTTTACTTTGGGCCTAGTCACGGGCATGTATGCCGTTGTGGCCGTAATTGTCTTTTACGTGGTTTACGTCATTGAGGTGAAATTAG ATCTGCCGGCCATCGTGAATGGCCATCACAATGGTACCGGGAATGGTAaccataataataacaataacaacaataacaatggcGACTCCGAGCTGGCGGACATCTCGCAGACCCGACTACGCAGTCTCATAGAGACCATCATAGCGGAGACCCTGCGGAGCTCGTCCCTGAGTGCCAGCGGTGCCGTCTCAGAGATCAGCCTTGATACGCGCTCCCAACTGGGAGCCTCGGAGCTGGCCAATGGGAATGGCCTAAAGCGACGCCATCGCACGGAGCACTACTTCGAGCCGAAGATCTACCAGGATCTGCTGGCCACTGCGGTGCTTAATAAG ATTGCGGATAAGGAAGGGAATACAAGGCTTTTGGCAGAGAGCACGCCGGACTTGAGTGGTCGCCACATTGACGAGAATTTCAATGCCGAGGCGCTGAGCACTACGTCCGGAAGTTCAATAGAACCACGCAGCGATTGCAGCCTTACTGATCATGAAATCGGACTGGAT AATGGCAAATCCCAATCCCTGCAGGCCGATTTGGAGAGGGAATCTGTCCTCAGTGATTATATAGCCGCGCACATGGTGCCACTACCTGACTTTTCAGCTTCCGTTACCGAGTCCGAGGAAG ATATTGGATCCATCTCCTCGAGCATGATCGGAGACGGAAACTGGGAGGACAACTGGCTCTTTAAAAAGAAGCGCAGCTCGGTCACTCCAAGCAGCACTGGCATGCTTGTGCCGGCACCCAAAGAGAATATCCGGGCCCAGATTGGTGACAAGACCGCTGACGAGGTTAGCGATCTGTCCGAGATGGGCTCAGATGCTGAGGACAGTTCTCTTGACCTGTTGCGCAGCAACGACCTTAATGATCGTCTGCTGAGCAAACACCTGATTGGTGGTCAAAACACAAAGCTTGTCCTAGACGAGCTGGTGGATCGCACCAGCCTCACATCCCACACATTGCCAGAGGAGCACGAGCCGGCGTTTACGGAGACAACTAACGCATTTGTGGTGTCTCCACCAGCCGTGCCATCCGTCGCGCCACCTCCCATGATATTCCAGGATGATTCTTTAAATGAGGAGTTAACTCACACTCCCATTGCAG GTTCAATTGCCGAGCGCGAGGTGAAGAAATGGTACAATGCCGTCGAAATGCCAAACAACCCATACGCTCCCGAGGCCCTGAAGCAGCGCATCAGTGGTACGCAAGAGCGGTACATGGACGTGCCAAATATCAGTCCCAGTGCAGAGCAAAAGGCTCTGGCCTCAGCACTCACTGAAAACACGGACCCTCCGTCGCCCCAAACGGATTACAAGCG GTACAGCCGCGACTACTACATAAATAACGCCCCCAAAGACAGCACGGGAGTTGTGAGGGCCACTGCCGCCAGCTCCTTTGTGGATCAGCGGCGAAGCGCTGGTGAGGACGTCGAGGACATCGTGATCAACGAGGTAAATCAAGAACCAGAACCACTTCCACCGCATGGCCGCATTTCAAGTAGCGCTCAGAGTAACGTTGCCGACCTCTCTCATTGGACCCTATCCACGCCAGTGCGCCGTAGCAGCTCGCTTAAGTTCATTAACAGCCGCCCCTCTCCCCGTACCTCTGCCTCCACCGCCCCGCACTCATTGGCTTACGAAAGGTCAGCGACCCTTGAACGCCCCTCCACCTCGGCCTCCCATTACCGGGAGTCGGGTCTGGGCGATGACATAGACGATGACTTTGAGGTAAGGTCACAGCGCTCCTGGCGGAGCAGCTACAGCTCACTGCCCAAGCGGCACACGCAGTCCAGCCTGAGTCTCCACAGCAATGGGAGTGGGATGTCCTTCGGTTCGTCCGTGTCCAAGCGGCGTCAAGGGGCGGGAGGGGGTGGACCCTCCGCCGGCGTCCTGACCCAGTTCGAAAAGCAACTTTTGCACAAGGACCTCAAGCGAAACAGCTTCCGAGCGGTGTCATCCACCTCAAAGGACTTCGTGATGAACCCGCTGTTCGAGAGCGAGGCGTTGGGTGGGAAGCTGACGCTCCGGCCGGAAACGGAGGACCAGGGCGACTCGGGGGTAGACAGCTGCCTGAACGGCTTCAGCGGTGCGGACGCCAAGTATAGCAACAATAGTCTGCTCTTCTAG